One region of Phragmites australis chromosome 18, lpPhrAust1.1, whole genome shotgun sequence genomic DNA includes:
- the LOC133899820 gene encoding transcription factor HEC3-like, with amino-acid sequence MDNITHNSSSSCSWDLDMSLGSHHHPLLFDSHPTSAPPPFNVSSSHHHPPLHPPHHHHHHHHPILEPSPSSSLFLPHHRRHALGLDIDPSSHHRHHEYSSGHEQQEHHHDPDEMRQEAAGGQEERGAGAEDVEEELGAMKEMMYRIAAMQPVDIDPATIKRPRRRNVRISDDPQSVAARHRRERISERIRILQRLVPGGTKMDTASMLDEAIRYIKFLKRQVQDLQHQPPQQYPAGAAAGGAAGPSTSVVGPPGRPGGPFLPLGPGPLIDWAGLVRPVDIHGPASPSSSSSMGGAHAALGFGFTSAGQSSHGMH; translated from the coding sequence ATGGACAACATCACGCACAACTCCAGCAGCAGCTGCTCATGGGATTTGGACATGAGTCTCGGCAGCCACCACCACCCTCTCCTCTTCGACAGCCACCCCACCTCGGCTCCGCCGCCCTTCAACGTCTCCTCCTCTCACCACCACCCTCCTCTCCATCCtcctcatcaccaccaccaccaccaccatccgATCTTAGaaccttctccttcttcctctctcttcctgcCTCACCACCGCCGCCACGCTCTTGGCCTTGACATCGACCCCTCTTCTCATCACCGGCACCATGAGTACAGCAGCGGCCACgagcagcaggagcaccaccacgATCCGGACGAGATGAGGCAGGaggcggccgggggccaggaggagcgcggcgccggcgccgaggacgTCGAGGAGGAGCTCGGCGCCATGAAGGAGATGATGTACCGGAtcgccgccatgcagccggtcgACATCGACCCGGCCACCATCAAGAGGCCGCGCCGCCGCAACGTCCGCATCAGCGACGACCCTCAGAGCGTCGCCGCCCGCCACCGCCGCGAGCGGATCAGCGAGCGCATCCGCATCCTCCAGCGCCTCGTCCCGGGGGGCACCAAGATGGACACCGCATCCATGCTCGACGAGGCCATCCGCTACATCAAGTTCCTCAAGCGCCAGGTCCAGGATCTCCAGCACCAGCCACCCCAGCAATACCCTGCCGGGGCAGCTGCTGGAGGTGCAGCTGGACCCAGCACCTCGGTCGTCGGCCCACCAGGGCGACCTGGCGGGCCATTTCTCCCGCTGGGTCCCGGGCCGCTCATTGATTGGGCTGGACTTGTGAGGCCCGTGGATATCCACGGGCCGGCATCGCCGTCATCCTCGTCGTCGATGGGAGGCGCACATGCTGCCCTAGGTTTCGGGTTCACCAGCGCCGGCCAAAGCAGCCATGGAATGCATTGA